The DNA window TTCAGTTACGGCCTCGTCTCCGGATGGGGCCTCAGCGACACCGGGAACATGTTCCTCGGCGGTCTCCTCGCGGTCATCTTCATGGACCTCGCGTTCATCCTCGCGCTCTACCGCAAGGAGTTCCTCCCGGACGTGATGATCGTCAAGAAGCGTCGTCGCAAGTGGGAGGACCTCTACATCAGAGAGGAGGACGTAGACGGCGTGCCGTTCAGTACGGGCGCGTGGGACCAAGTCAAGCGGGCCATCTACCCGTACTACAAGAGGTAAATAATGAGCTTAGAACGAAAAGACGAGTACGACCACAAGGACTGGATGAAGAAGAAGGACCTGACTCCGGTCGAGTCTACGTTCCTGATGACGCTCATCTGGTTGGACAAGCGACTCCGCATCGTGGACTACCTGGAGATGATGGAGACCCTCTACTACCGGGTCAACCTCCAGATGCCCAAGAGCCACACCGAGC is part of the Halopelagius longus genome and encodes:
- a CDS encoding DUF7318 family protein, translating into MSSSGSTYGDIHRYEPARESTAAAIAIVLLTIIEVVFVFLFSYGLVSGWGLSDTGNMFLGGLLAVIFMDLAFILALYRKEFLPDVMIVKKRRRKWEDLYIREEDVDGVPFSTGAWDQVKRAIYPYYKR